The genomic region TTAATTACTTTAGTTGAAATTGCTAGAGGGTTTCCTCTCTCTGCCAAAATGTTCAAAACAGAGAAAAGAGGCTAAGTGTTATTGCAGGTTTAACAGCTCAGCAAATGCTGGGGTAGAATGTTCTGCTCATTGGAAAGAATAAAATGTCCAATATGAATTTAATCAAAATTAAAAATAGTGTGAACCAATGTCCTAAATATCTGGGAATAGAGATTAAAGAGTTATAAACTAGCAGTCAGCATTGCCCTTAAAGAGACTTGTTGACTTACTTTTCGGATTTTCCTCAGAGATGTACTAGATGCAGTCAATGTTCTTTTTAAAGGGGTTTTATAGCCAGCCCCATCTTCTTTCTTTATACACTGGAAATGCAAACAGACTTCCAATCACTTGTAGCATACACaaaagttaaataaaaaaaaaaattgtggtgagctgctttcttgaaccactgcagttcccAAGGGGTACAAATGCTCTGCTGAtcgggagttccagaattttaaacaatgatagtgaaggaatggtggtgttctagttccatgtcaggatggtgggcACTGCAAGGAAACACCGTTAGTGTTCCCAAGTAGCTGTATTGCAAGTTGCAGATGGGTATACGCCACTGCCACTCAAAGTGGTACATTTAGGTAATTTGTCTGAATGGTTGGACTGAGGAAGACTATTAGGCTCAGGAGACAATACTTAGTGCAGAGTTCCTAGAATTTGACCTGCGTTGCATCCAGTGTTTATACaaaaccataattctattagatttaaaatagtgatggaaaaggatagaccagatctaaaagttgaagttctaaattggagaaaggccaattttgatggtattagacaagaacttttgaaagctgattgggggcagatgttcacaggtaaaaaagggacagctggaaaatgggaagccttcataaatgagattatgagaatccagagaaagtatatttctgtcaggatgAAAAGGAAAGACTGGCATGTATAGGGAAtactagatgactaaagaaattgaagattttgttaagaaaaaggaagcatgtcaggtatagacaggatagattgagtgaatccttagaagagagtataaagtaggagtatactggagggaaatcaagaggccaaaaaaaaaaggaaatgagatagctttggcaaatagaaattagaaaaaacaaaaaaaaaaatcacccaaagggtttttttttaaacaaaatgtaaaAAAGGACAGAGGGTAACTagcgagagaatagggcccctcaaaagatcagcaagacagcttGTGTGGCGCCACAGAAAATGGCGAcagttactaaacaagtattttgcatcagtatttactgtggaaaaggatatgaaagatatagaatgtagagaaatagatagtgacaccttgcaaaatgtccatattacagaggagaaagtgctggacatcttgaaatgcatataggtggacaaaatcgccaggacctgatcaggtgtaccctagaactctgtgggaagctacagaagtgattgttgggcctcttgctgagatatttgtatcattgaatgtcacaagtgaggtgcctggaggttggctaatgtagtgccactgtttaagaagtgtggtaaggacaagccagggaactataggccagtgagcctgacgtcggtggtgggcaaggtgctggagggaatcctgaggggcaggacgtacatgtatttggaaagcaaggactgatcagggatagtcaacatggctttgtgcatgggaaatcaggtctcaaacttgattgagctttttgaagtagtaacaaagaggctggttgagggcagagcagtggatgtgatctatatagacttcagttaggcatttgacaaggcatttgaactcagatttctccagtttcctcatttcccctccccttgtctcagttggttccctcaactcagcaccgccctcctaacctgcaatcttcttcttgacctctccgcccccaccccactctggcctatcaccctcaccttgacctccttccacctatcacatctccatcgcccctcccccaagtccctcctccctaccttttatcttagcctgcttggcaccctcctcattcccgatgaagggcttatgcccgaaacgtcgaatttcctattccttggatgctgcctaacctgctgtgctttaaccagcaacacattttcaactgtgatctccagcatctgcagacctcattttttttaccCATTTGACAAGGTATGCCATAGGAGATtgggtagcaaggttagatctcatggaatgcagggagaactagccatttggatacagaactgtagttcaaaaaaggtagaagacagaggttggtggtggtggaggagcattgtttttcagactggaggcttgtgaccagtagaatgccacaaggattggtgctgggtccactacttttcatcatttatataaatgatttggatgggagcataagagttatagttagtaagtttgcaggttacactaaaattggaggtgtagtggacagcaatggaggttacctcagagcacaaatggaatcttgatcagatgggacaatggactgagaagtagcagatggagtttaattcagataaatgcgaggtgctgcgttttgggaaaacaaatcttagcaggccttatacacttaatggtaaggtcctagggagtgttgctgaacaaagagaccttggagtgcaggttcatagctccttgaaagtggagtcgcaggtcggtaggatagtgaaggtggtgtttggtatgctttcctttattggtcagagtatggaaggtcatgttgcagctgtacaggacattggttaggccattgttggaatattgcgtgcatttctggtctccttcctattggaaagatgttgtgaaacttgaaagggttcagaaaagatttacaagagggttgccagggttggatgatttgagctatggggaaagaggctgaacaggctggggctgttttccctggagcagaggttgagggctgaccttataggaggtttacaaaatggaggggcatggataggataaatacataaagccttttccctggggtggagtcatccagaactagagggcataggtttagggcgagaggggaaagatataaaagagacttacgaggcacctttttcacagaggttggcatgtgtatggaatgagctgccagaagatgtggtggaggctgttgcaattgcaacatttaaaaagacgtttggatgggtatatgaataggaaggaagggtttggagggataaaggccatgtgctggcaggtgggactagatagggttgggatatttggtcagcatggacaggttggattgaaggagcgtttcaatgctgtacatctttatgactgacTCTAACTGTCTAGTTCGGTGATGGGTGCAAGATTCAGAAAAAAGGTAATTTCATTAAACATCAAGATGTTTAGATTCTCTGGTCTGAGATTGCTATCGCTGCTCATATTGTGATTGTCAGATTATTTAAATACAAAAGcatgtttggaaaagcaaagcagagaAGGAAGAGGGGAGGTTTAACTATTTGCtaaaaaaacaaacacacataAACACTTCGTCCTGAACATCAGATTACTTACTCTCTCTTGTTTCTCTTGTTCTTTCTTGAGCCTAAGTTCTGCCCATTGATTAGCAATGTACGTTGGGAACCTCTGCCCATTAACCAAAAAGGGACGGGCTTGCTCAGTTTCCATTCTCTCTATGTATATTTTGATTTCGTCTTCCAGCTGGAGGAGGAAGCAAGtgtaaatctttttaaaaaaaatgtaaaagtgaAACCATAAACAAGGACACAAATGATCTTTTAAACAAAGTGGTGTGAAAaaacaaaattttttttaaaaaatggaaaaaaaattctccatAGGAAGTGAAAGGATGCTTGCCTTTGGTATTTTCTTCTGAAGCCAACAACGTTCTCTCTCTTCTTTAAGTAAAGTTCCACCTCTATTAGCATATCTGTGTGGATCAGATGCCTTCTTCTGCACAAGGTATTATTACATATTTCATTTCAGCATAAAATAATGTTACAACACCACAAATTGCATTACACCAAGTTATATTTGGTAGCTGTACTTCTTGAGTCAAAACATTAGTTACTAAATTTGCCATTCAAATTACATACAAGAAGAGTTTCCAGTGTGCAAAGTATTCCTTAACACAAACAGTAGAAAATCAAGTTTCAGCAACAAAAGAGCATCACCTGCAAGTAACAATTTGAAATTACTGAGAATGCCTAaagatttttctagaaaatggaaTTCTTGCATATATGAAAGAAATGCTGTTGATAATCACTTTACCAAAGGGTGTAGTCAGTTTGGCAAAAAGCTTGCTTCTAATATAatgcttcttaaaaaaaaaccataaCTTTTATTAGCCATGAAAAAATTCTGTTCAGTTACACACAGATATTGCAATTCACTGACTTAGAAAGCCAGCACATTTTAGTTTGCAATTTCTGCTGAATAGGTACTATCAAATttgggagaaagcgaggactgcagatgctggagatcagagctgaaaatgtgttgctggaaaagcgcagcgggtcaggcagcatccaaaggagcatgcccgacacgtcgattctcctgctccacattttcagctactatcAAGTTTGGCTGACTAAATAGTTTTTGGGATTGGAAATGAACTAAGTGAATCAAAACTAAAGAACTTGAAGCAGTTCAACAAACTTAGATCAAACAAACTGGCCAAAGCACTTCACTTTTTTACACTTAAAATAAGAATAACTTAAAGATGTACTTTCCTTGTCTGGTTTTAAAATCAATTCTTGCAAAAACCAAACTAACCAGACGACTAGAGTAAGCTTGAATGGGGAACACATTAAATTATACAAGTTAGACAAGTGATTGTTAGCAGTAAAAACCATCCCTAGAATGCAAGGCCCAAGAGTATGAAATGTACATGAATAAATTGAGTTAGCACGACAATGTCGTATCAGCATGACAGTACCTCAAGTTCTAAGAAGGTCTTCCACCAGCATTCCCTCTTTTCAATGTCAGCAAACAATTTTTGGTGTTTTTGGTAATAGAGGGTAATCTTTACAAGTTCCTCATCATGTACTTTTAGCAACTCTTCCGTGAAATTTTCTGCACATGAATCATATTGATCATTAATACTGGAAATATTTGGGAAAGGAAGTGTACTTGATCATTGCAATGTGGCATTCCCAGCAACAACCAATTGTTTCTATGTTCCTCCACCCCTTAGATCTGGCACATGCTATATATTCTGCATGTGAAGTaggctttaaaaaaaagttacaaaaaAATTATTTCGTCTAACAACTGACAAGAATAACTTCTTTTGCAATCAAGTTGGGAAGATATTCCATCCAAATTTCCAGTTTACAAGCAACGCAAAGAACATTAAAATGAACCTACCATGTGATAGGAAAGCAAATTCTTCTCTTTGTTTCTGGCTGTAGTAACATTTGTCCCAATAGGTGTTTAATTCTTGTCGGATGCCAGTGATGATTTGTTTAATATTCTTAGCCTGCATTAGTTGAAGCTGTTCAAGCTCCTGTTGCAACTATGGAACAAAAAGTTGTAAGCCATTGTAACACAGGAAATTCAGGACAACAAtattctatttttttaaaaaaaatcagtgttaAAAGAATACAAGTGACAATTTACACTGCCTTGACTAAGAGTTAGGTGCAAGTGTGACAACTAGAGGTTAAGATGGTCCTGACTCTCAGTTTGGATATCTAGTAAGTTTAATGTAGAACTGCTGAAGAAAAAAGTGGTCATCTTTGGAGTTACTCTACAATTACAATTTACATTCTGAAAAGTCAAGTTTGTTCTTAAAACATCCATGCACATGTTGACATTAACCAACTGCAGAGATTCAATACTAACCGCTATATTGACTTGATGTATTGAACCTGTTGTACACAAGTTCCGCTCCTCTAAAGGGATTTGTAAAGTGTTCCAAAGAGAATGAATCTGTTTTTTCAGAGACTCTTGTGAAGCCATCAATTCCTCCTTTTGCACCTCTAACTGAAAGTTTAAAACAGTAGTAATGAGAAATTACAAGTGAATAGCACACGTCAGCAAGTCTCAATGTGAACAAATTGGGCACGAGGACATTTATataagagagaaaaacaaaaaaaggaactGACCTGGTGACGAAGCACCTCAAGTGATTTAATATTTCCATCAGAGAGGAAAAATAGATTCTCCTCCTCAAGGACTGCATCTTTTTCAAATGTAGTATCAGGGACATGATCAATCTCCGCCATGAGCTTTTTAATCTCTTGCCGGAGTCCAAGGAAAGTAGCTAAACGGCACTCctgcttatttaaaaaaaaatgattggaGCACAGGAACAAAAACTAAATTCAGGAGTATAAAATGCACAAAAGATTAATCTCTTGCCAATTAAAAACCTTGAAGTGATTTATACAATTCCTTTGTTACGTCAAATCTATTGCCACAGGAGAAAAAGTACAACATCTGGAAATATTTCTGCCTTAGTTGCTAAGGGATAGCTCAAAACACCAGAGAAGCCACCCAGCATAAAGATTGTTAGAGCACTTGTATTAAAAGcaagaggcaagagtggacattggaatgCTGGAGAAGTGGTGACAAGGAACAAAAAGAAATACAGGAACTGAAAAAGGGACATTGCAGCTGTCTTCAGTGGAAGATGCCAGCAGCATATCAGAATTAAGGGAAagaggcagaggtgagtgtaatgGCCAGAggtggtgctggggaagctgaagaGAAACAAAAGCGTGGATTAATTACCCAGATTGGATGGACTACACTACAGGACTctgaaggaaatggcagagacacTGGTTAcgattttattttaatataatAGTCACTGGATTTGGGGAGGGTCCCAAAGGACTAGAAAAAGGCTAATAAAACActcctgttcaagaaagggagggaggtaagTAGAAGATGGGAAATTGTCTGGTTAGTTTGATTTTGTTGGTAATATTTTAGGGTCTGGGATTGTAGAGAAGAGTGTATGGTAAATTGGgttgagtcagcatggtttttgtCAAGGAGCAGTCATACTTGTCAAATATTAGACCTCTGAGGCAGTAACAAGCCACTTAGGAGGAGCTGGTGGACATATTCTATTTGGATctccagaaggtctttgataaaggtgccacacaggaggctgctaaataaaacACCCCATACTGTTGGGGTGAAGAACAGCCATTTATAGAGGACTGGTTGActgagaaggcagagaggggtgtattgcagaactggcagcatccagaggtccaggaagagagggaggtgtccaagatgatcAAACTAACCAGACCATAGTTTCCCATCTTCTActtacctccctccctttcttgaacaggagTGTATTATTAGCCTTTTTCTAGTCCTTTGGGACCCTCCCCAAATCCAGCGACTCCTAAAAAAACAAAATCGTAACCagtgtctctgccacttccttcAGAGTCCTGTAGTGTAGTCCATCCAATCTGGGTAAATAATCCACGCTTTTGTTTCTCTTCAGCTTCTCATGGTAGGATGAAGTGGTGCCGATAGTCATTGATGTAGTGGGGGAAAACAGGTGGGGGGTGGCGTTTGTGTAATGCCTTGACACCATCCTATCCCTTTtagttcaggaactccccacctacattcatgACACCATCTACACCCTTCACCTCCAAGATTCATTTAATTGGTCcctaatgcctcatcttcaccatggacatccagaccTGTACACTAGAATTTGCCAAGACGAAGGTCTCCAAACCGTCCGGTTCTTCCTCTCATGCATCCCAAAcagcacccttccactgacaccctcatccactTGGCAGAACTGTTcctcactcaacctctccttctaattctcccacttcctccaaaccaaaggggtagccatgagcacccaCACGGgatccagctatgcctgcctgtgtTTGTCAAATAGGCCTTTTGCAGTTACAGTCATCAATATGGGGGCTGGTGCAGTGTATCAGCAccgcctcatgctcccacaaggtgGCTGAACCATTCAACTTTATTaataccttccaccccaacctccaactcacctggaccatctcaggcaCCTCCCTCTCTTCCTG from Hemiscyllium ocellatum isolate sHemOce1 chromosome 36, sHemOce1.pat.X.cur, whole genome shotgun sequence harbors:
- the LOC132833387 gene encoding protein regulator of cytokinesis 1-like → MARKSEVLASSMDHLLNTKLAKLQHIWDVVGIPEDKRVERMASAKKCIEELLDQMIYEEEHMEKQLKESIKKWKVQLQILCSELYLDPYKADESSTPLQLEKELRKKVESLLEEKNGRMAECEMLLKEDQALCTDLCKTPYYIPTGKVPSPQELEELKNHLISTAKEKECRLATFLGLRQEIKKLMAEIDHVPDTTFEKDAVLEEENLFFLSDGNIKSLEVLRHQLEVQKEELMASQESLKKQIHSLWNTLQIPLEERNLCTTGSIHQVNIALQQELEQLQLMQAKNIKQIITGIRQELNTYWDKCYYSQKQREEFAFLSHENFTEELLKVHDEELVKITLYYQKHQKLFADIEKRECWWKTFLELEKKASDPHRYANRGGTLLKEERERCWLQKKIPKLEDEIKIYIERMETEQARPFLVNGQRFPTYIANQWAELRLKKEQEKQERCIKKEDGAGYKTPLKRTLTASSTSLRKIRKLNGTLNFAPMNSSGSLCNQARKPVLASQKMRHVATNTSTNVSNSPSLQNQENASSLLITNQQPDAFHCLVASYSEFSRDLSRKSNDVSGQLNSTTLSNL